In the genome of Tetrapisispora phaffii CBS 4417 chromosome 14, complete genome, one region contains:
- the TPHA0N01730 gene encoding uncharacterized protein codes for MDSRDNEVRKKRHFWRKHFGRHRRLVEPNVHETGTECETGTECGTVAINGTGTISGTGTSSGSSSSYREESTERGLRQTFRNSMALKYGSLGRNDGAKEERYHTFRWWKNKKKVRQQESSFDDGASDEQHCIGNMLEKGKFPDTLFSADLETHTAAITDRDVSKECSEESHRVHSFDSVCITPISAPYPAMANDKFNYCQFSRSLEQAINVPESSNTGMGHYSKKEEEESMVNFRRSLRNDRNKLVKFQFNFDDDSNKSNNMGNSKEYSFGLKDHNNSGISICSTSIDVTPMYNNSPGDKRGVPNMDEEPTENRSFFKNIESSFLSIIGYDVAGQSATGKGICDATKDILTTPATSHKVTVSGTSTLNDNNDDDDITTTKTGKDLTNHSTFQLPFYKGNSLYGNHSDIFI; via the coding sequence ATGGATTCTCGAGACAATGAAGTTAGGAAAAAAAGGCATTTCTGGAGGAAACATTTCGGGAGACATAGAAGATTGGTGGAGCCCAATGTACATGAAACTGGAACTGAGTGTGAAACTGGAACTGAGTGTGGAACAGTGGCAATCAATGGCACAGGGACCATCAGTGGCACAGGGACCAGTAGTGGGTCTTCGAGTAGTTATCGTGAAGAGAGCACTGAGAGGGGGTTGAGACAGACGTTCCGGAATAGTATGGCATTGAAGTATGGATCATTGGGTAGAAATGATGGGGCCAAAGAAGAAAGGTATCATACCTTTCGATGGTggaagaacaaaaaaaaagtaagGCAGCAGGAATCAAGCTTCGATGATGGGGCTTCTGACGAGCAGCACTGCATTGGAAACATGCTTGAGAAAGGGAAATTTCCAGATACGCTGTTTAGTGCTGACTTAGAAACACATACTGCAGCTATAACCGACAGAGATGTGTCAAAAGAGTGCTCAGAGGAGTCTCATAGGGTGCATTCATTCGACTCTGTGTGTATCACACCCATCAGTGCCCCGTATCCTGCTATGGCGAATGACAAGTTTAACTATTGCCAGTTTTCTCGCAGTTTGGAACAAGCAATAAATGTCCCAGAGTCAAGCAATACAGGTATGGGACATTACtcaaagaaagaagaggaagaatCGATGGTCAATTTCAGGAGGTCTTTGAGAAACGATAGGAACAAGCTTGTGAAGTTCCAATTTAACTTCGATGATGATAGCAACAAGTCCAATAATATGGGAAACAGCAAAGAATACTCGTTCGGACTCAAAGACCACAACAACAGCGGAATCAGTATATGTTCGACCAGTATCGACGTCACACCAATGTATAACAACAGTCCCGGTGACAAGAGGGGTGTACCAAACATGGATGAGGAACCTACTGAAAATAGAAGcttcttcaaaaacattGAATCCTCATTTTTGTCCATAATTGGTTACGATGTAGCTGGTCAATCGGCGACTGGTAAAGGTATCTGCGATGCCACCAAGGACATTTTGACTACGCCAGCAACATCCCATAAAGTGACCGTCTCCGGAACCTCTACTCTCAACGACAACAATGACGATGATGATATAACGACAACTAAAACTGGAAAAGATCTCACAAATCATTCTACTTTCCAACTACCATTCTACAAAGGCAACTCATTGTATGGCAACCACTCCGACATCTTTATCTAG
- the CAB3 gene encoding phosphopantothenoylcysteine decarboxylase complex subunit CAB3 (similar to Saccharomyces cerevisiae YKL088W; ancestral locus Anc_2.646) encodes MGETSCTSAKNRGNVVESVGDPIVQTDELPQPISILYSRSASPTNIKGSAKVPEIVQVLESNSLERTLSLVKSGENFEDKISLGAGEENGNEKDPKRNAKSLLTDDASPVTSTVVSFTVSEAEKHPKHRYSISSRPTNGKGSQLTSPNGSCDSLINSSTKHATKTNNASIDNMTSTIDDKTIMKNDDANNSTSTLSKENNLNPSNMRGMSTNKEDEKSTDEKNCIVHMPGDFIYFDATNGKETGKQSPVLTPVIPAIKPNAKARIVPPTGPHIPFTDFLSKEDDGKFHILIGATGSVATIKIPLLIDKLFKIYTPEEISIQLIVTKPAEHFLKGLKISSHVNIWREEDAWSGSNKLGDLILNHELRKWADLFLIAPLSANSLAKIANGICDNLLTQTVRGWQSNAPLIVAPAMNTFMYTNPMTKKHLSLLEEDMPNVIILRPVEKVLICGDIGMGGMTEWNEIVEIIRQKIIEIKKARLERQKAVLKQESASTEANKLDASDADIEDENDNDDDDDDDDDEEDDDEEDDDDDDDDDDDDDDDDDDDDDDDDDDDDEEIKGKHN; translated from the coding sequence aTGGGTGAAACTTCTTGTACGAGCGCCAAGAATAGAGGAAACGTTGTGGAGAGTGTCGGTGATCCGATTGTACAGACCGATGAGCTACCGCAACCGAtttctattttatataGTAGATCGGCATCTCCAACGAATATTAAAGGTTCTGCAAAAGTTCCTGAGATTGTACAAGTGTTGGAGTCAAATAGTTTGGAACGGACTTTAAGTTTGGTGAAGTCTGGCGAGAATTTCGAGGATAAAATTTCGTTGGGTGCAGGAGAGGAGAATGGAAACGAGAAGGACCCTAAAAGAAATGCCAAGTCTTTGCTAACTGATGATGCATCCCCTGTGACTAGTACTGTTGTATCCTTTACTGTCTCTGAGGCCGAAAAACATCCTAAACACAGGTATTCGATATCTTCGAGACCAACAAACGGGAAAGGCTCTCAATTGACCTCCCCGAATGGAAGTTGCGACAGTTTAATTAACAGTTCAACAAAACATGCTACCAAGACTAATAATGCGAGTATCGATAATATGACTTCTActattgatgataaaacTATAATGAAAAACGACGATGCAAATAACTCGACAAGTACCCTAagtaaagaaaataatttgaatcCCTCCAATATGAGAGGGATGTCAACTAACAAAGAAGATGAGAAATCTActgatgaaaaaaattgcaTAGTTCACATGCCTGgtgattttatttatttcgACGCCACTAATGGTAAGGAGACCGGGAAACAATCGCCAGTATTAACTCCTGTGATTCCTGCAATCAAGCCAAACGCAAAAGCAAGGATTGTACCACCAACGGGACCTCATATTCCATTTACAGACTTCTTATCAAAGGAAGATGACGGTAAATTCCATATTTTAATTGGCGCTACGGGCTCTGTTGCCACAATCAAAATACCTTTACTGATTgacaaattatttaaaatatatacgCCAGAGGAAATTTCCATTCAGCTAATTGTGACTAAACCTGCTGaacattttttgaaagGTCTAAAAATTTCTTCCCATGTAAACATCTGGAGAGAGGAAGATGCATGGTCCGGGAGTAACAAATTAGGagatttaatattaaatcatGAACTAAGGAAATGGGCTGAcctttttttaattgccCCTCTTTCTGCAAATTCGTTGGCTAAAATAGCAAATGGTATTTgtgataatttattgacACAAACAGTCAGAGGTTGGCAATCAAATGCGCCATTAATTGTGGCACCTGCAATGAATACGTTCATGTACACAAATCCAATGACCAAAAAGcatttatctttattagaagaagatatgcctaatgttattatattacGACCAGTAGAGAAAGTTTTAATATGTGGTGATATTGGCATGGGTGGTATGACCGAATGGAATGAAATAGTTGAAATAATAcgacaaaaaataatagaaattaAGAAAGCCAGATTAGAAAGACAAAAAGCAGTCTTGAAACAAGAGAGTGCAAGTACGGAGGCAAATAAACTTGACGCTAGTGATGCCGAcattgaagatgaaaatgataatgatgatgatgacgacGACGATGACGATGAAGAAGACGACGATGAAGAAGACGATGACGATGACGACGACGACGACgacgatgatgatgatgatgatgatgatgatgatgatgatgatgatgacgacGACGATGAAGAGATTAAAGGAAAGCACAATTAG
- the DAL81 gene encoding Dal81p (similar to Saccharomyces cerevisiae DAL81 (YIR023W); ancestral locus Anc_2.651), which produces MLGRKNASRNIRMSLHSPSKSNSRNSTPNEIKPMPEFGNGSDAAVEERGTSTDNGEQDVSDTTGREKLSTSSDRNGGNGINTENKENNKILSKNNLDLLLKQYQNILDNSKKDTKSINKNQEEERNDDIEKQIIKKNSAIVTHPCSNCVSLAKECRIIIGLEVCIYCEKNKSACDLLAKNGNNKQIYNEMLVENLSNKRKYKEFYSNMKHLKKSKSLNTISPAISKPYENLFTTSHSESMMNVSSFNGTQGNSFSNFQKSIANKVPDSNKSDTNLQQLKNISNTSDQSPKEVKIQYPRSSFYVGSTSVYDITLINNTKLDMVQQVQLSSSLSLRKVAPTTQFLIKDDNDRLSQLIQEREVDVVERLVYPTGKILISIFFKMVHPYIPILHESVFLEKYTRSYKELTAPLLATVYSLALQWWDSHPSLVSMPKPDIEEQLNKIAYRSFFDLVDKPKLSLIQTGLLLLQVRSEVSNNWVICSALVALAEELGLGVDCEEWKLPQWEKGLRRRLAWAVWSQDKWTAVLEGRQSHLILGHNWMVKPLTDSDLPSSSRTINNHQKLNIDSYTPTIPEIPLLDMSLTDDDFSNGLSMFKYRVALSIILGEIMNTFYSKSTEQITDIEEILKLAKPLQLKLRSWYQKLPSELSMSSFTKGKFNSNASLTLSYFIVELTLHRRILTSLKGNTAPEIVNVCRTAAKSRLVAAIDFVSGLKEEHINSFWHTSCTGGLILIATFASLLFVTSKFKEESSVFRDHLRRYIWMLKTGSKSFDKEKNALDRIHMLLVQIPGLLTDSTELSLLPNRFQIPESVSPQRSLLEMSSMNDLNFSIPQSNLSKLNSFDYLQQPLSTTNILEAQNSLTQSPSVDSHKSNTPMNHYSIFSNRNDISSETKANKKTLYKKDNGVTSLKNNTDLNKTTSSIDDNSTNLANNKDSRESSEDIAVISNNSHSVFDKNNYRNTLNDINLKDSK; this is translated from the coding sequence ATGCTTGGAAGGAAAAACGCCAGCAGGAACATTAGAATGTCATTGCATTCACCTTCTAAGTCGAATTCAAGAAACTCAACTccaaatgaaataaaacCTATGCCGGAATTTGGAAATGGTTCTGATGCCGCTGTTGAAGAAAGGGGAACTAGTACAGATAATGGTGAGCAAGATGTATCTGATACGACAGGTAGAGAAAAGCTGTCGACAAGTTCAGATCGTAATGGGGGAAATGGTATCAATACggaaaataaagaaaataataagataTTATCCAAGAATAATTTGGATTTGCTGCTGAAACAATATCAGAATATATTAGATAATTCAAAGAAGGACACTAAAAGCATAAACAAGAATCAGGAGGAGGAAAgaaatgatgatattgaaaaacaaattatCAAGAAGAATTCAGCTATTGTAACTCATCCATGCAGCAATTGTGTTAGTTTAGCAAAAGAATGTAGAATAATAATAGGATTAGAAGTGTGTATCTATTGTGAGAAGAACAAATCGGCATGCGATCTTCTTGCTAAGAATGGAAATAATAAGCAAATTTATAATGAGATGTTAGTGgaaaatttatcaaacaaacgtaaatataaagaattCTATTCAAATATGAAGCATCTGAAAAAAAGTAAAAGTTTAAATACAATAAGTCCTGCTATTTCTAAACCTTATGAAAATCTATTCACCACTTCTCATTCTGAATCAATGATGAACGTAAGCTCTTTCAATGGAACACAAGgtaattcattttctaattttcaaaaatcaaTAGCTAATAAAGTTCCAGACTCAAATAAGTCAGATACTAATTTacaacaattgaaaaatatttcgaATACATCAGATCAATCTCCTAAAGAAgttaaaattcaatatccGAGATCATCATTTTATGTTGGGTCAACTTCTGTGTATGATATTACTCTCATAAATAACACTAAGCTAGACATGGTACAGCAAGTCCAACTATCCAGTTCTCTCTCATTACGAAAAGTTGCACCAACAAcacaatttttaataaaagatgataatgatagaCTTTCTCAATTAATTCAAGAAAGGGAAGTAGATGTGGTGGAAAGATTGGTTTATCCAACAggtaaaattttaataagtatattttttaaaatggTTCATCCTTATATACCAATTTTACATGAATCAGTATTCTTGGAAAAATATACAAGATCATATAAGGAACTAACAGCGCCTCTTTTGGCTACTGTTTATTCATTAGCATTGCAATGGTGGGATTCTCATCCAAGTTTAGTGAGTATGCCAAAACCTGATATTGAAGAGCAATTAAACAAAATCGCATACAGAAGTTTCTTCGACCTAGTAGATAAACCGAAATTAAGTCTCATCCAAACTGGCTTGTTACTTTTACAGGTAAGGTCAGAAGTTTCAAATAATTGGGTCATTTGTTCAGCATTAGTGGCATTAGCAGAAGAGCTTGGTTTAGGCGTTGATTGTGAAGAATGGAAGCTACCGCAGTGGGAGAAGGGATTGAGACGTCGTTTGGCATGGGCAGTCTGGTCACAAGATAAGTGGACAGCTGTTCTAGAGGGTAGACAATCACATCTTATATTGGGTCATAATTGGATGGTGAAGCCATTAACAGATAGTGATTTACCTTCAAGTTCTCGAACTATTAACAATCACCAGAAGTTGAATATTGATTCATATACACCTACGATTCCAGAAATACCATTATTGGATATGTCTCTAACAGATGATGATTTTAGCAATGGTTTATCAATGTTCAAATATCGTGTAGCGTTGAGCATCATCCTTGGCGAAATTATGAACACATTCTATTCGAAGAGCACAGAACAAATTACagatattgaagaaatattaaaacttGCTAAACCTCTTCAGCTGAAGCTTAGAAGTTGGTATCAAAAATTGCCTTCAGAGCTATCCATGAGCAGTTTTACAAAGGGAAAGTTTAACAGTAATGCATCTTTAACACTgtcatattttattgtgGAGTTAACCTTGCATAGAAGAATTCTTACAAGTTTGAAGGGTAATACTGCTCCAGAGATTGTTAATGTTTGTAGAACAGCTGCAAAAAGTAGATTGGTTGCAGCTATCGATTTTGTTTCAGGATTGAAGGAAGAGCATATAAATTCGTTTTGGCATACTTCATGTACTGGAGGTCTGATTCTTATCGCAACTTTTGCATCATTACTATTCGTGActtctaaatttaaagaagagTCTTCTGTATTTAGAGACCATCTaagaagatatatatgGATGTTGAAAACTGGATCCAAATCatttgataaagaaaaaaatgcCCTAGATAGAATCCATATGTTGTTAGTGCAGATTCCTGGGTTGTTAACTGATTCAACCGAATTGTCATTACTTCCAAATAGGTTTCAAATACCAGAATCAGTATCTCCACAGAGGTCTTTATTAGAAATGTCTAGTATgaatgatttaaatttttctattcCCCAATCTAATTtgtcaaaattaaattcatttgaCTACTTACAACAGCCTCTGTCTACCACAAATATTCTAGAAGCTCAAAATTCTCTAACTCAATCTCCGTCAGTTGACTCTCACAAAAGTAATACACCGATGAACCATTATTCGATATTCAGTAACAGGAATGATATTTCATCGGAAACCAAagcaaataaaaaaacgCTTTACAAAAAAGATAATGGTGTAACTTCATTGAAGAACAATACCGATCTGAATAAAACTACTTCATCGATTGATGACAATTCCACAAATTTAGCAAACAACAAGGATAGTAGGGAAAGTAGTGAGGATATAGCTGTTATCTCGAATAACAGTCATAGCgtatttgataaaaataattatagaAACACATTAAATGACAtcaatttaaaagattctAAATAA
- the TPHA0N01750 gene encoding uncharacterized protein — MQLFQLLFLSFALLQSFVIGMKDVGYAQQFMDENNLVQVNGKNYHELRKGIKDHWAIVLFSAKHIDPTKGSCEICDHFAVVMANVAKYVNKYDPGTKALFYFVDLPETLSAVRDFDFTFVPHLYVFPPPPRKTIWKDQDKLFYNLDFENSMNEWKFAEFLDDYIELPMNEMAEDLSRDFIVVETPESLKDKIEPTSRNLNSMKNKNIKKRPKHSSTIAKSNKVKKAVTHSTVMHSPDTAQAADMHDHSTKPVKSGKKVRSKRNSKSKSASSSKSSSKPSSKSSSKSLVNKFTVPSVDEPIESFKNSHNKETLSTFVSSFSQNAPVVGEPSKHSLRKDKRDPEIDVGSFSTIKSKNKPSIDIKNHATGEQQQASQQQQSQEQQQAPQQKDVLEDQNGVAITYNPKLLQPMAAKDYLLVVAEYSKTIAIAVVIYFVYDKFLFKLF, encoded by the coding sequence ATGCAATTGTTTcaacttttatttttgagtTTTGCTCTATTGCAATCATTTGTTATTGGTATGAAAGATGTTGGGTATGCTCAGCAATTCATGGATGAGAATAATCTTGTCCAAGTCAATGGTAAGAACTACCATGAATTGAGAAAAGGTATTAAGGACCATTGGGCTATTGTCCTCTTCAGTGCCAAGCATATTGATCCTACGAAAGGTAGTTGTGAGATTTGTGATCATTTTGCGGTTGTTATGGCTAATGTGGCTAAATATGTGAATAAATACGATCCTGGTACTAAAGCATTGTTCTATTTTGTCGATCTTCCTGAAACTTTAAGTGCTGTTAGAGATTTCGATTTCACATTCGTTCCTCACTTGTATGTATTTCCTCCCCCTCCTAGAAAGACTATTTGGAAAGATCAAGATAAACTATTCTACAACCtggattttgaaaattccATGAATGAATGGAAGTTCGCTGAGTTCTTGGACGATTACATCGAGTTACCAATGAATGAAATGGCAGAGGATCTATCAAGAGACTTCATTGTAGTGGAAACCCCAGAATctttaaaagataaaattgagCCAACCTCTCGTAATTTGAACAGCATGAAGAATAAGAATATCAAGAAGAGACCTAAGCATTCCAGCACGATTGCAAAAAGCAACAAAGTGAAGAAAGCAGTCACTCATTCCACCGTGATGCACAGTCCTGACACTGCACAAGCAGCCGATATGCACGATCATTCTACTAAACCAGTTAAGAGCGGAAAGAAGGTCAGATCCAAGCGTAATTCCAAATCCAAGTCCGCATCTAGCTCTAAGTCGAGCTCTAAGCCTAGCTCTAAGTCGAGCTCTAAGTCTCTAGTCAACAAGTTCACCGTCCCATCTGTCGATGAACCAATCGaatctttcaaaaatagTCACAACAAAGAAACTCTCAGTACTTTTGTGTCCTCTTTCTCTCAAAATGCACCAGTTGTTGGAGAACCGAGCAAACATAGTTTAAGGAAAGATAAGAGAGACCCTGAGATTGATGTAGGATCTTTTAGCACCATCAAGAGCAAAAATAAACCTAGTATCGATATAAAGAACCACGCAACTGGTGAACAACAACAAGCTTCACAGCAACAGCAATCACAAGAGCAACAACAAGCTCCACAACAAAAAGATGTACTTGAAGACCAAAATGGTGTCGCCATCACCTACAACCCTAAATTATTGCAACCAATGGCAGCAAAGGACTATCTACTAGTCGTTGCAGAATACTCTAAAACCATCGCTATTGCAGTTGTGATTTACTTCGTCTACGATAAGTTtctattcaaattattctAA
- the CCE1 gene encoding cruciform cutting endonuclease (similar to Saccharomyces cerevisiae MRS1 (YIR021W) and CCE1 (YKL011C); ancestral locus Anc_2.647) encodes MLVTETVSSGIIAACRVLNNRQLGALALRIGSAVGIRKDERVANIAEQIKLLHSLSKIREQKGMLSVTSIDIGIANFAYCRMEWSKGSTAPTLIELDKVSLQRQFAHILAADKSLSAPVTADMGFELTESLSNISQLPDIFTIERQRARSMSSKTVLEPVLRANILEQVLFSGLVNKQRWSPGMRDRYKVLSSDPQRMTKYWCERKDTFPVHIQETPQYLKLMIKRATSTTANTNKLTKMIKMFLAKDVLRTAVHDEHHSLVSLSPKSRLIFQKIPNITTMDYSLYDTLGMDPSQSGARKDDDLADSFLHALAWMQWLQSLDQLTPLLPKDPANITAVEKERFIQHIKSFMPSLETKAHR; translated from the coding sequence ATGCTAGTCACTGAGACGGTTAGTAGTGGTATAATTGCTGCATGCCGAGTGCTGAATAATAGACAACTCGGTGCTCTGGCTTTACGAATAGGGTCTGCTGTGGGTATTAGGAAAGATGAAAGGGTTGCAAACATTGCGGAGCAGATTAAGCTATTACATTCATTGAGCAAGATTAGAGAGCAAAAAGGCATGTTGAGCGTCACTTCGATTGACATTGGGATTGCAAACTTTGCATATTGTCGAATGGAATGGTCGAAAGGAAGCACGGCGCCGACTCTCATCGAATTGGATAAAGTGTCATTGCAAAGGCAATTTGCACACATACTTGCGGCAGATAAGTCTCTGAGTGCGCCAGTTACTGCGGATATGGGCTTTGAGCTGACTGAATCGTTGTCTAATATTTCACAATTGCCGGATATCTTTACTATCGAGAGGCAACGAGCTCGATCTATGTCCTCGAAGACAGTGCTGGAGCCTGTACTGCGAGCAAACATCTTGGAACAGGTGCTGTTTTCCGGTCTGGTAAATAAACAGCGATGGAGCCCTGGTATGCGAGATCGTTACAAAGTGCTGTCGTCAGACCCCCAACGAATGACAAAATATTGGTGTGAAAGAAAAGATACCTTCCCCGTGCACATTCAGGAAACTCCTCAGTATTTGAAACTAATGATCAAGAGGGCCACCTCAACCACTGCGAACACTAACAAGCTTACCAAGATGATCAAGATGTTTCTGGCGAAGGATGTGCTCCGAACAGCAGTGCACGATGAGCACCACTCACTAGTATCGTTATCACCAAAGAGCAGGCTTATATTCCAAAAAATCCCCAACATCACGACAATGGACTACAGTCTTTACGACACACTGGGGATGGACCCTTCACAATCTGGGGCAAGAAAAGACGATGATTTAGCAGATTCGTTCTTACATGCTTTAGCATGGATGCAATGGCTCCAGTCATTAGATCAATTAACACCACTTCTACCCAAAGATCCTGCCAATATAACTGCTGTCGAAAAAGAACGATTCATTCAACACATCAAGAGCTTCATGCCAAGTTTGGAAACGAAAGCTCATCGATAA